A region from the Aegilops tauschii subsp. strangulata cultivar AL8/78 chromosome 5, Aet v6.0, whole genome shotgun sequence genome encodes:
- the LOC109735619 gene encoding uncharacterized protein, translating to MEAGNGARCGGITETFGTVEERLLRLEVVVLASALVLSSLVLYGSTQRRSSDRVLRGVMWIAYSLSYVVVTYAVGIIQEGPFHGQTFVLWASALLLIQASAYAAPVHSRRDVDQRKKLLLQHALQTALVLWLILKAIGANTSYRAAIWAFWSLSVLKTAAKIVEMVRSSLPDPSVKVVAEYMDVEDFLAADQLPHDPATMKGYKYLFHGEEAIQRQLSHQPRSSQDEILMTTATSSALTRTTSSILTATTSSAPAPAKVKGVVTIDQVYRWIDRQAYSDAEKDMAKDFCLAFSLFKLLKRRFFGYIPAEAGSPKSLDLVLTGLIHHAVTGPDAAFRVVEAELAFLYDFFYTRNILPVGVRTYIFIAVVMLSLTMWTAFVGTLGPGYSRPHVGVKDLDRSVTVVLVVITAGLEVCQALAAFSNSWRYVMTVYRCVRDDRPWTKHRYGHLWCWKQNITPPETTYWEQKIGQYVLLHWYDHRPWNVRSWITLYLVEPRRQGQKKGSRKALPQQVKRAVLASLKASRGELTNGVATVQRHGLSQQLAWACRLPKVTDQILVWHVVTTRFKWISGRGGDTVDDHRLVARKLSNYCAYLVAFVPEMLPDPSYNAEQIFDTAVRQARVHLDGCRTKADILDRLDKIQCKEENYLEGGSLYERAGSSSIIEKAAVLGGQLMASVPDEGRRWKVLAEFWAEFILFLAPSDNVDIHAEMLGAGGELMTQLWALLSHAGILERTPSAPRT from the coding sequence ATGGAGGCCGGCAATGGGGCGAGGTGCGGCGGCATCACGGAGACCTTCGGCACGGTGGAAGAGCGGCTGCTGCGGCTGGAGGTGGTGGTGCTGGCGAGCGCGCTGGTGCTGTCGTCGCTGGTGCTGTACGGCTCGACCCAGCGCCGGAGCAGCGACCGGGTGCTCCGCGGCGTCATGTGGATCGCTTACTCGCTCTCCTACGTGGTGGTCACCTACGCCGTCGGCATCATCCAGGAAGGCCCCTTCCATGGCCAGACCTTCGTGCTCTGGGCGTCCGCGCTGCTGCTCATCCAGGCCAGCGCGTACGCGGCGCCCGTGCACAGCCGCCGCGACGTCGACCAGCGCAAGAAGCTGCTGCTGCAGCACGCCCTCCAGACGGCGCTCGTGCTCTGGCTCATCCTCAAGGCCATCGGCGCCAACACCAGCTACCGGGCGGCCATCTGGGCCTTCTGGAGCCTCAGCGTGCTCAAGACGGCCGCCAAGATCGTCGAGATGGTCCGGTCCAGCCTCCCCGACCCGTCCGTCAAGGTCGTCGCCGAGTACATGGACGTCGAGGACTTCCTCGCCGCCGACCAGCTGCCGCATGATCCCGCCACCATGAAGGGGTACAAGTACCTCTTCCACGGCGAGGAGGCCATCCAGCGGCAGCTGAGCCACCAACCCCGTTCTTCCCAGGACGAGATACTCATGACGACGGCGACCAGCTCGGCGCTGACGAGGACGACGAGCTCGATACTGACGGCGACGACGAGctccgcccccgcccccgccaaGGTGAAGGGGGTCGTGACGATCGATCAAGTTTACCGGTGGATCGATCGCCAGGCATACAGCGACGCCGAGAAGGACATGGCCAAGGACTTCTGCCTGGCCTTCTCCCTGTTCAAGCTGCTGAAGCGGCGGTTCTTCGGGTACATCCCCGCGGAAGCCGGCTCGCCCAAGTCGCTGGACCTGGTCCTGACCGGCCTCATCCACCACGCCGTCACCGGCCCTGACGCCGCCTTCCGGGTCGTCGAAGCGGAGCTCGCCTTCCTGTACGACTTCTTCTACACCAGGAACATCCTCCCGGTGGGGGTCAGGACCTACATCTTCATCGCCGTCGTCATGCTCAGCCTCACCATGTGGACGGCCTTCGTCGGCACTCTTGGCCCCGGGTACAGCCGTCCTCACGTCGGCGTGAAGGACCTGGACCGCTCCGTCACGGTGGTGCTCGTGGTGATCACGGCGGGGCTCGAGGTCTGCCAGGCGCTGGCCGCCTTCTCCAACAGCTGGCGGTACGTCATGACCGTGTACCGCTGCGTGCGCGACGACCGGCCCTGGACCAAGCACCGGTACGGCCACCTCTGGTGCTGGAAACAGAACATCACTCCGCCGGAGACGACCTACTGGGAGCAGAAGATCGGCCAGTACGTGCTCCTGCACTGGTACGACCACCGGCCGTGGAACGTGCGGTCGTGGATCACGCTCTACCTGGTCGAACCACGGCGGCAGGGCCAGAAGAAAGGCAGCAGAAAGGCTCTGCCTCAGCAGGTGAAGCGAGCCGTCCTCGCCTCGCTCAAGGCCAGCCGCGGCGAGCTCACCAATGGCGTCGCCACCGTGCAGAGGCACGGCCTGTCGCAGCAGCTGGCATGGGCGTGCAGGTTACCCAAGGTCACCGACCAGATCCTGGTGTGGCACGTCGTCACCACTCGCTTCAAGTGGATTAGCGGCCGTGGTGGTGATACTGTCGACGACCACAGGCTCGTGGCGAGGAAGCTGTCCAACTACTGCGCCTACCTGGTGGCCTTCGTACCGGAGATGCTACCGGACCCGAGCTACAACGCCGAGCAGATCTTCGACACGGCGGTGCGGCAGGCTCGGGTCCACCTCGACGGCTGTCGGACCAAGGCCGATATCCTGGACCGGCTAGATAAGATACAGTGCAAGGAGGAGAATTACTTGGAGGGTGGCAGCCTGTACGAGAGagccggcagcagcagcatcataGAGAAGGCGGCGGTGCTCGGCGGGCAGCTCATGGCGTCCGTGCCGGACGAAGGGCGGCGGTGGAAGGTGCTGGCCGAGTTCTGGGCCGAGTTCATACTGTTCCTCGCCCCGTCGGACAACGTGGACATCCACGCTGAGATGCTCGGTGCGGGCGGAGAGTTAATGACGCAGCTATGGGCGCTGCTCTCCCACGCCGGAATCTTGGAGCGGACGCCGTCGGCACCAAGGACCTGA